The following are from one region of the Edwardsiella tarda ATCC 15947 = NBRC 105688 genome:
- the sbcB gene encoding exodeoxyribonuclease I yields MSKAAPSFLFHDYETFGQHPALDRPAQFAGVRTDADFNIIEEPQVFYCRPADDYLPQPEAVMITGITPQTALAQGICEAEFAERIHQLFSVPGTCVVGYNNIRFDDEVSRNLFYRNFFDPYAYSWQNGNSRWDLLDVLRTCYALRPQGIVWPENEQGLPSFKLEHLSQANGIEHSNAHDAMADVYATIEMAKRAKQAQPRLFDYLFQLRNKNRVAQLIDIAEMTPLVHVSGMFGALRGNTSLVAPLAWHPDNKNAVIVCDLAGDITPLLTLDSETLRERLYTPRSELGDAAPVPIKLVHINKCPVLAPEKTLLAENAERLGLDRQRCLDNLAQLRHHHAVRDKVVSLFADAPPFPRASDVDSQLYDGFFSDADRQAMQIIRATQPQNLPALDLRFNDERITPLLFRYRARNYPATLDEAERQRWQQHRREMLTAERVQEYLQTLEMLYNRYEDQPQRLTLLRALFDYARELVG; encoded by the coding sequence TTGAGCAAGGCTGCGCCCTCCTTCTTGTTTCACGATTATGAGACCTTCGGTCAGCATCCGGCGTTGGATCGCCCCGCCCAATTCGCCGGGGTGCGTACCGATGCCGACTTCAACATCATCGAAGAACCCCAGGTGTTTTACTGCCGTCCAGCCGATGACTATCTTCCCCAGCCCGAGGCGGTGATGATCACCGGGATCACACCACAGACGGCGCTGGCTCAGGGGATCTGTGAAGCGGAGTTTGCCGAACGCATCCACCAGCTCTTTAGCGTGCCGGGCACCTGTGTCGTCGGGTATAACAATATTCGTTTTGACGACGAGGTCAGCCGTAACCTGTTCTATCGTAACTTCTTCGATCCTTACGCCTACAGCTGGCAAAATGGTAATTCGCGCTGGGATCTGCTGGATGTGCTGCGCACCTGCTACGCCCTGCGCCCGCAAGGGATCGTCTGGCCGGAGAACGAACAGGGGCTGCCGAGTTTCAAGTTGGAGCATCTTTCACAGGCCAACGGTATCGAACACAGCAATGCCCACGATGCGATGGCCGACGTCTACGCCACCATCGAGATGGCCAAGCGCGCCAAGCAGGCGCAGCCACGGCTGTTCGATTACCTGTTCCAACTGCGCAACAAGAATCGGGTGGCGCAACTGATCGACATCGCCGAGATGACGCCGCTGGTACATGTCTCAGGCATGTTCGGCGCGCTGCGCGGCAATACCAGCCTGGTGGCCCCCTTAGCCTGGCATCCCGACAACAAGAATGCGGTGATCGTCTGCGATCTGGCGGGCGACATCACGCCGCTGCTGACCCTGGATAGCGAGACCCTACGCGAACGCCTCTATACGCCGCGCAGCGAGTTGGGCGACGCGGCGCCGGTGCCGATCAAGCTGGTGCATATCAATAAATGCCCGGTACTGGCACCGGAGAAGACGCTGCTCGCCGAGAATGCCGAACGCCTGGGCCTCGATCGCCAACGCTGCCTGGACAATCTGGCCCAACTCCGTCACCACCACGCGGTACGTGACAAGGTCGTCTCCCTGTTCGCCGATGCGCCGCCCTTCCCACGCGCCAGCGATGTGGATAGCCAACTGTACGATGGCTTCTTTAGCGACGCCGATCGCCAGGCGATGCAGATCATCCGTGCGACCCAACCGCAGAATCTCCCCGCCCTGGATCTGCGTTTCAACGATGAACGCATTACGCCGCTGCTGTTCCGCTACCGCGCCCGCAACTATCCGGCCACGCTGGATGAGGCCGAACGGCAACGCTGGCAACAGCATCGCCGGGAGATGCTGACCGCGGAGCGTGTACAGGAATATCTCCAGACATTGGAAATGTTGTACAACCGCTACGAAGATCAACCCCAACGCCTGACGCTACTACGCGCGCTATTTGATTATGCTCGTGAATTAGTAGGATAA
- the rarD gene encoding EamA family transporter RarD, translating into MWLTNGPLLAVLSFILWGITPLYYKLLNDANAFELLAQRLFWSVPLLLALRLLFKQRTTWRAVWQDKRSLYCCLLGGAIMSVSWTTFIYALTHNLVLDASLGYFTNPLFAIALGVIFLHDRLTPFQRLAVLLAIIGLGYQIILLGRVPVLALVMGITFAFYGLVRKYIRYDIMTSLTLETLWMLPLAIGITFWLQLNGESGLTGISSTHYLLYILTAPVTYAPLLLFAAAIKRTSLTVVGLAQYVEPSLQFLLAVLLFGEPINVAKMVSFSLIWLGLALCIYEIFIIMRRPDPSTSPAASPAKAGARLPVGHHKR; encoded by the coding sequence ATGTGGCTGACTAATGGGCCGCTGCTGGCGGTACTGTCATTTATTCTGTGGGGGATCACGCCGCTGTATTATAAGCTATTGAACGATGCCAACGCGTTCGAGCTGTTAGCCCAGCGTCTATTCTGGTCCGTCCCTCTGCTACTCGCACTACGCCTGCTGTTTAAACAACGCACCACCTGGCGCGCCGTCTGGCAGGATAAACGCTCCCTATACTGCTGCCTGCTCGGCGGCGCCATTATGAGCGTCTCCTGGACCACCTTCATCTATGCCCTCACCCATAACCTAGTGCTGGATGCCAGCTTGGGCTACTTTACTAACCCGCTATTCGCCATCGCATTGGGCGTGATCTTCCTGCACGATCGTCTCACCCCCTTCCAACGTCTCGCCGTGCTCCTGGCCATCATCGGCCTCGGCTATCAGATCATCCTGTTGGGGCGGGTACCGGTGCTGGCGCTGGTGATGGGCATCACCTTCGCTTTTTATGGTCTCGTGCGTAAATATATCCGCTACGATATTATGACCTCGTTGACGCTGGAGACCCTCTGGATGCTGCCGCTGGCGATCGGAATCACCTTCTGGCTGCAGTTGAATGGAGAGAGCGGCCTGACAGGCATCAGCTCGACGCACTATCTACTCTATATCCTGACCGCGCCGGTCACCTATGCCCCGCTACTGCTGTTCGCCGCCGCGATTAAGCGCACCTCGCTGACGGTGGTCGGCCTGGCACAGTATGTCGAACCCTCACTCCAATTTCTGCTGGCGGTGCTGCTCTTTGGCGAGCCGATCAACGTTGCGAAGATGGTCAGTTTCTCTCTGATTTGGCTGGGTCTGGCGCTCTGCATCTACGAGATCTTTATCATCATGCGCCGTCCTGATCCGTCCACATCTCCCGCCGCTTCGCCAGCGAAAGCGGGGGCTCGCCTCCCCGTCGGTCATCACAAGCGCTAA
- a CDS encoding CidA/LrgA family protein produces MSKPLSVCWQYARAFVLIYLCLFAGNALSTLLPITIPGSIIGMLILFALLASQIMPAKWVKPGCSLFIRYMALLFVPIGVGVMQYYDVLCRQFGPIVVSCVVSTLIIMVVVAYCSHLVHRERPNDGNQPAIRPQESKQ; encoded by the coding sequence ATGTCAAAACCGCTTTCTGTTTGCTGGCAATACGCACGCGCCTTTGTGTTGATCTACCTGTGTCTGTTCGCCGGTAATGCACTCTCTACCCTGTTACCGATCACCATTCCCGGTAGTATCATCGGCATGTTGATCCTCTTCGCCCTGCTGGCTTCGCAGATCATGCCCGCCAAATGGGTGAAACCCGGCTGTAGCCTGTTTATTCGTTATATGGCATTGCTATTCGTGCCGATCGGCGTCGGGGTGATGCAGTATTACGACGTGTTATGCCGCCAGTTCGGTCCTATCGTCGTCTCCTGTGTGGTCAGTACGCTGATCATCATGGTGGTCGTGGCCTACTGTTCTCATCTGGTACATCGCGAGCGTCCTAACGATGGCAACCAACCCGCCATTCGCCCGCAGGAGAGTAAACAATGA
- a CDS encoding CidB/LrgB family autolysis modulator, producing MINIWWSLPLTLAVFFGARRLAQRLNMPLLNPLLVSMAVIIPVLLLLHIPYHNYFAGSSVLNSLLQPAVVALAFPLYEQLHQIRARWKSIITICFIGSATAMTTGTAIALWLGATPEIAASVLPKSVTTPIAMAVSQSIHGIPAISAVCVIFVGILGAVFGHTLLNAMKIRTKASRGLAMGTASHALGTARCAEVDYQEGAFSSLALVICGIITSLLAPFLFPILLRLF from the coding sequence ATGATCAATATCTGGTGGTCGTTACCGTTAACCCTGGCGGTCTTCTTCGGCGCCCGTCGTCTGGCTCAGCGCTTGAACATGCCGTTGCTCAACCCGCTGTTGGTTTCCATGGCGGTGATCATTCCCGTGTTGCTGTTGCTGCATATTCCGTATCACAACTACTTCGCCGGCAGTTCCGTGCTGAACAGCCTGCTGCAACCCGCGGTGGTGGCGCTTGCCTTCCCGCTGTATGAGCAACTGCACCAGATCCGTGCTCGCTGGAAGTCCATCATCACCATCTGCTTCATCGGCAGCGCCACGGCGATGACGACCGGGACCGCGATTGCGCTGTGGCTGGGGGCGACACCGGAAATCGCCGCCTCGGTTCTACCGAAGTCAGTCACGACGCCGATCGCCATGGCGGTCTCCCAGTCGATCCACGGTATCCCGGCCATCAGCGCCGTCTGTGTAATCTTTGTCGGGATCCTCGGGGCGGTCTTTGGCCATACCCTGCTGAATGCGATGAAGATCCGCACCAAGGCATCACGTGGCCTCGCGATGGGGACCGCCTCCCACGCCTTAGGGACCGCGCGCTGTGCCGAGGTGGATTACCAAGAGGGGGCGTTCAGCTCGCTGGCACTGGTGATCTGCGGCATCATCACCTCGCTGCTGGCGCCGTTTCTCTTCCCCATCCTGCTACGCCTTTTCTGA